One window of the Felis catus isolate Fca126 chromosome E3, F.catus_Fca126_mat1.0, whole genome shotgun sequence genome contains the following:
- the TUFM gene encoding elongation factor Tu, mitochondrial yields MCHTCAPPAKGSQAHLSSPGRRAWSYLRRRRRLKGRQISRQTPAVGRTPGGFEPGRSRAGRAGAAAAAASASRRPAPSLQTRPSPTGLPPPAQTQHAPPGTTTPVSLRGSGARPDAPRRSPAPPKTPALPRQSARFEVREPCGNRLPPSPPAKHQHLPGVAFGPTPGSRKDGHKNWRLEGPRLALPVFTSAGSDLRSPVPFPFCTRGRPGPGTPGASTTTMAATTLLRATPLLSGLGTGPTPLLQGLLRPLKAPALPRLCRGLAVEAKKTYVRDKPHVNVGTIGHVDHGKTTLTAAITKILAEGGGAKFKKYEEIDNAPEERARGITINAAHVEYSTAARHYAHTDCPGHADYVKNMITGTAPLDGCILVVAANDGPMPQTREHLLLARQIGVEHVVVYINKADAVQDSEMVELVELEIRELLTEFGYKGEETPVIVGSALCALEQRDPELGLKSVQKLLDAVDTYIPVPTRDLEKPFLLPVESVYSIPGRGTVVTGTLERGILKKGDECEFLGHSKNIRTVVTGIEMFHKSLERAEAGDNLGALVRGLKREDLRRGLVMAKPGTIQPHQKVEAQVYILSKEEGGRHKPFVSHFMPVMFSLTWDMACRVILPPGKELAMPGEDLKLSLILRQPMILEKGQRFTLRDGNRTIGTGLVTETLALTEEDKNIKWS; encoded by the exons ATGTGTCACACTTGCGCCCCACCCGCGAAAGGCTCCCAGGCCCACCTCTCTTCGCCTGGCCGCAGGGCCTGGTCCTAcctccggcggcggcggcggctcaaGGGCCGCCAGATCTCTCGCCAGACCCCCGCAGTGGGTCGGACTCCAGGGGGCTTTGAGCCAGGCCGTTCCCGAGCAGGCCGcgccggggccgccgccgccgccgcctccgcctccCGGAGGCCGGCACCCTCGCTCCAGACCCGGCCTAGCCCTACGGGACTCCCACCACCAGCGCAAACACAGCACGCCCCACCCGGAACTACAACTCCCGTGAGCCTGCGGGGCTCTGGTGCGCGACCGGACGCTCCACGTCGGTCCCCGGCGCCGCCAAAGACACCTGCGTTGCCCCGTCAGTCCGCGAGGTTCGAGGTCCGCGAGCCTTGTGGAAaccgtctccctccctccccgcccgcGAAACACCAGCACCTTCCGGGCGTCGCCTTTGGTCCCACGCCCGGAAGTCGTAAAGATGGCCATAAAAACTGGAGGCTAGAGGGACCGCGGCTTGCCCTCCCTGTCTTCACTTCCGCCGGAAGTGACCTCCGGTCTCCCGTGCCCTTTCCTTTCTGCACGCGCGGGCGCCCTGGACCGGGTACTCCGGGCGCGAGTACGACCACAATGGCGGCCACCACCCTGCTGCGCGCGACGCCCCTCTTGAGCg GTCTCGGCACCGGCCCGACCCCGCTGTTGCAGGGTCTGTTGCGGCCGCTGAAGGCCCCGGCACTGCCCCGCTTGTGCCGCGGCCTGGCCGTGGAGGCCAAGAAGACCTACGTGCGCGACAAGCCCCATGTGAACGTGGGCACCATCGGCCATGTGGACCACGGCAAGACCACACTGACCGCGGCCATCACGAAAA TTTTAGCCGAGGGAGGTGGAGCCAAGTTTAAGAAATATGAAGAGATTGATAATGCCCCTGAAGAGCGAGCCCGTGGAATCACAATCAATGCAGCTCACGTGGAGTATAGCACTGCCGCCCGCCACTATGCCCACACCGACTGCCCGGGTCACGCAGATTATGTGAAG AATATGATCACAGGCACCGCCCCCCTCGACGGCTGCATCCTGGTGGTGGCGGCCAATGACGGCCCTATGCCCCAGACCCGAGAGCATTTATTGCTGGCCAGACAG ATTGGAGTAGAGCACGTTGTGGTGTATATAAACAAAGCAGATGCCGTCCAGGACTCTGAGATGGTGGAGCTGGTTGAGCTGGAGATCCGGGAGCTGCTCACTGAGTTTGGCTACAAAGGGGAGGAGACCCCGGTCATCGTAGGCTCTGCCCTCTGTGCCCTTGAG CAACGTGACCCTGAGCTAGGCCTGAAGTCTGTGCAGAAGCTGCTGGATGCTGTGGACACTTACATCCCAGTGCCCACCCGGGACCTAGAGAAGCCTTTCCTGCTGCCTGTAGAGTCTGTTTATTCTATTCCTG GCCGGGGCACGGTGGTGACAGGTACACTAGAGCGTGGCATTCTGAAGAAGGGAGACGAGTGTGAGTTCCTGGGACATAGCAAGAACATTCGGACCGTGGTGACAG GCATTGAGATGTTCCACAAGAGCCTGGAGAGAGCAGAGGCAGGCGACAACCTTGGGGCCCTGGTCCGAGGCTTGAAGCGGGAGGACCTGAGGCGTGGCTTGGTCATGGCCAAGCCAGGGACCATCCAACCCCACCAGAAGGTGGAGGCACAG GTTTACATCCTCAGCAAGGAGGAGGGTGGCCGCCACAAGCCTTTTGTGTCTCACTTCATGCCTGTCATGTTCTCTCTGACTTGGGACATGGCCTGTCGTGTCATCTTGCCACCAGGGAAG GAGCTTGCCATGCCCGGGGAGGACCTGAAGCTCAGCCTAATCTTGCGGCAGCCCATGATCTTAGAAAAAGGCCAGCGTTTCACCCTGCGAGACGGCAACCGGACCATCGGCACTGGCCTCGTCACGGAGACGTTGGCCCTGACTGAGGAAGACAAGAACATCAAATGGAGTTGA